In one Mycobacterium sp. NBC_00419 genomic region, the following are encoded:
- a CDS encoding TIGR03617 family F420-dependent LLM class oxidoreductase — translation MTALFGLTDAADRARELRDAGASGVFTFEGPHDVFAPLTLAAGVGGLDLMTNVAIAFPRNPIQLAHQAYDHQLLAQGRFTLGLGTQVRAQIEKHYGVAFDKPVARMSELVRALRAIFATWETGERLDFRGEYYRHTLMTPMFNPGPNPFGPPPIYVGALGPRLTRATAEVADGLLVMPFGSAKFLRESTMPAVRDGLAAAGRAESSFAVVPEIILSAGEDHDATRRLLAFYGSTPAYRPVLDIHGWGDLQPELNAMSKQGKWQEMAGLISDEILHTIAACGTPKQIAAHIRDRVDGVGDTVCLYQPGPIAIETLAEIVDELAR, via the coding sequence ATGACCGCCCTGTTCGGGCTCACCGATGCGGCCGATCGTGCGCGGGAACTGCGTGATGCCGGCGCCAGCGGCGTCTTCACGTTCGAAGGACCCCACGACGTGTTCGCGCCGCTGACGCTGGCTGCCGGGGTTGGCGGGCTGGATCTGATGACGAACGTGGCAATCGCCTTCCCGCGCAACCCGATCCAGTTGGCCCACCAGGCCTACGATCACCAGCTGCTCGCACAAGGCCGGTTCACCCTGGGACTGGGCACCCAGGTGCGGGCTCAGATCGAGAAGCACTACGGCGTGGCGTTCGACAAGCCGGTCGCGCGGATGAGCGAGCTCGTCCGCGCGTTGCGGGCGATCTTCGCGACCTGGGAGACCGGCGAGCGCCTGGACTTCCGCGGCGAGTACTACCGGCACACCCTGATGACGCCGATGTTCAACCCCGGACCGAATCCTTTTGGGCCGCCGCCGATTTACGTCGGCGCGCTGGGCCCGCGGTTGACCCGCGCCACCGCAGAGGTGGCCGACGGGCTGCTGGTGATGCCGTTCGGTTCGGCGAAGTTCCTGCGCGAGTCGACGATGCCGGCGGTACGTGACGGATTGGCGGCCGCCGGCCGCGCGGAGTCGTCGTTCGCGGTGGTGCCCGAGATCATCCTGTCAGCCGGCGAGGATCACGACGCCACACGGCGTCTGCTGGCGTTCTACGGCTCGACCCCGGCCTACCGCCCGGTGCTGGACATCCACGGCTGGGGCGATCTTCAGCCCGAGCTGAATGCGATGTCCAAACAGGGCAAGTGGCAGGAGATGGCGGGACTCATCAGTGACGAGATCCTGCACACCATCGCCGCCTGCGGCACGCCCAAGCAGATCGCCGCGCACATCCGAGACCGCGTCGACGGCGTCGGCGACACCGTCTGCCTCTACCA